In Arthrobacter sp. StoSoilB5, one genomic interval encodes:
- a CDS encoding YcnI family protein → MKKSTLRRTLFATAAASGTAVLMMAGLAGASAHVSADPNKTAANSYALLTFGIPHGCDTFGTTKVAISLPEELTDAQPTVNPNWTVEKVTETLAEPKKLDDGTTITKRTSQIVYTAKAPLDPHLRDALVLSVKLPDAAGKTLYFPTLQTCEQGQTDWSEIPKEGQDAHELKAPAPSVTITPAEAPGDHHAASTVSTEQASAVTDDGSQARSWAGLIAGIAGLVLGGAAFFRSRSAKTAVAKVDAK, encoded by the coding sequence ATGAAGAAGTCCACCCTGCGCCGTACCCTGTTCGCGACCGCTGCCGCCAGCGGAACCGCTGTCCTGATGATGGCCGGCCTCGCCGGAGCATCCGCACATGTATCGGCCGATCCGAACAAGACCGCGGCGAACTCGTACGCCCTGTTGACGTTCGGCATCCCCCACGGCTGCGACACGTTCGGCACTACAAAAGTCGCCATCTCGTTGCCCGAGGAACTGACCGATGCCCAGCCCACGGTCAATCCAAACTGGACGGTCGAGAAGGTCACGGAGACCTTGGCCGAGCCGAAGAAGCTGGACGATGGCACCACCATCACTAAGCGGACCAGCCAGATCGTCTACACAGCCAAAGCACCGTTGGACCCGCATCTTCGTGATGCTTTGGTTCTCTCGGTCAAGCTGCCCGACGCAGCGGGCAAGACGCTCTATTTCCCCACGCTGCAGACTTGCGAGCAGGGCCAGACTGACTGGTCCGAAATCCCGAAGGAGGGACAGGACGCCCACGAACTGAAGGCGCCGGCTCCGTCCGTCACCATCACACCGGCCGAAGCCCCAGGTGACCACCATGCTGCAAGCACCGTGTCCACGGAGCAGGCCTCAGCTGTGACTGACGACGGATCACAGGCCCGCAGCTGGGCAGGCCTGATCGCCGGTATCGCTGGTTTGGTTCTGGGCGGCGCCGCATTCTTCCGCAGCCGGTCAGCAAAGACGGCAGTAGCCAAGGTCGACGCCAAGTAA
- a CDS encoding SRPBCC family protein, giving the protein MARSTQRTSKSTDYEFLTVWRVAGTREEVVEVLGNAGTLKQWWPSVYLNVTPVAQGNADGVGSSFDLHTKGWLPYTLRWRLTVTEPVTLHGFALKAEGDLNGTGRWTFETDGPEVVITYDWRVSAAKPLLRRLSWLLKPAFSANHHWAMARGEESLKLELRRRRPGADLSRIPEPPGPTFVRT; this is encoded by the coding sequence ATGGCCAGGTCAACACAGCGAACCAGCAAAAGCACCGACTACGAGTTCCTTACGGTCTGGAGAGTGGCCGGAACGCGCGAGGAAGTGGTGGAAGTCCTCGGTAACGCGGGCACCCTCAAGCAGTGGTGGCCCTCGGTGTACCTCAACGTGACACCTGTGGCGCAAGGCAACGCGGACGGCGTGGGCTCGTCCTTCGACCTCCACACCAAGGGCTGGCTGCCCTACACCCTGCGTTGGCGGCTCACCGTTACCGAACCCGTCACCCTGCACGGCTTTGCGCTCAAAGCCGAGGGAGACCTCAACGGCACGGGCCGCTGGACATTCGAAACCGACGGCCCTGAAGTCGTCATCACCTACGACTGGCGGGTCAGTGCCGCCAAGCCGCTCCTTCGCAGGCTGAGCTGGCTCCTGAAACCTGCGTTCTCGGCCAACCACCACTGGGCCATGGCGCGTGGCGAGGAAAGCCTGAAACTTGAGCTCCGCCGTCGTCGTCCCGGTGCGGACCTCAGCCGCATACCGGAACCGCCCGGACCAACCTTTGTCCGCACCTAA